The genome window GCTTGCTCTTTTTTGAAAAAGGTTTGAAATGAACGTAAAAATAGTGGATCACGGGGAAAAGGAAGTGCAATTCATGCTCTCAGGCGTGAAAGTGCGTTTTGCAAATGCGTTGAGGAGAGCGATGATCTCCGAAGTGCCGAAGCTCGCGATCGACGACGTGAACATCCACGAGAACACCTCGTTATTGTACGATGAGCAATTAGCACTTCGTTTAGCTTTGATTCCGCTGAAGACCGATCTTAGTGACTTTAGCCCTGACGACCAAATTTCGCTGACGTTACAGGCGATCAGCCCTGAACGCGAGGGGTATACGATAGTTTATTCCAGGGAACTCATCTCCTCAGACCCCACGGTGGAAGCTGCCTTTAAGAATATCCCGATAGTGAAGCTGATCTCCTCGGAGCGTGAAGTTGGTGGTATAAAATCCGTTGCACAGCAGAAGATCGCGCTCGAAGCGATAGCGACGCTGGGCAGCGGGAAAGAGCATGCGAAGTGGCAGCCGGTTACTGTCTGCAGCTACAAGGACATGCCGGACAAAGAGCATAAGGACGATTTACTCTTTGAAGTTGAGAGTGACGGCGCTCTACCCGTGGATATGATAATAGAAGCAGCAGCGAGAATAATGCGAGAGAAATGCGAGAGCGTGCTTACGGGACTGAGCGAGCTATCCTAACCTTCTGAATCGTGAGTCTTCCTGCGTTAAACCACCCCACACTCTGAATAGTTTTTGATTGACCAGTCAAGTATCGAAAGATTTTTCTACTGTCATGCGGACGGTATGGACGTGAAAGCGATTATCCCGTTTAAGAAGGAAGGCGCAAAGTCGAGATTGGGGCAGTTTCTAAGCGACCGCGAACGAGCGGAACTCGCGATAAATATGCTGAAGGACGTTTTAACGGCGTTATCCAACTCGAAGATAGACGATGTGGAGATAATTTCAACCGGCTCCTGGGATGAGATAGCAGCAGAAGTAAACGTTGCAGAGATACAAGCGAATGCCGCTCCAGCGAAGTTAACGATAAGCGTCAGGGAGGACGCCCGCGGGCTGAACGAAACGCTTAACGATGCGATAGCGAACGAAGCAGAGCCGGTGCTGATTCTCATGGCTGATCTCCCGCTCACGACGCCCGAAAGTATAAAGGGCATTATCGAGCGTGAAGAGGACGTCGTGATCGTACCGGGGCGTAAAGGCGGCACGAACGCGTTATTCCTGCGGAAGCCATACGAGTTCTTTGTCTCCTACTACGGTACGAGCTATGTAGCGCATCGGGAAACTGCGAGACGGCGGAATTTGAGCTGTGCGGTTTATGATTCCTTCTTTATCAGTATGGATATCGACGAGGGAGAAGACCTAATAGAGTTACTGATACACGGAAACGGCTTCGCCGCGGGCTATCTACGTCGTATCGGCGTTCGGCTTCGTGTGGATAGAGATGCGAAGACACGCGCGAGGGTAGAGCGGGGCGAAAAATAGAAACCTTTTAGTACTTCGCGACCCTCTCCCTCATCAAGGTGAAAAAAATGGAATTGGAAGGAATAGAGGTAGAAGATACATTTGCTGAAGCGTTTCCGATAAAGGTTGCACGTGTATTGATAACGGCAGTGAATGAGCGATGGGCGATGGAAGCAGCGAGGGAGACAACGGGATTCGGGACGTCGGTTATTGGATGCCCCGCTGAGGCAGGAATAGATAAAATACTAACCTCAGAGGAGACACCGGATGGGAGACCTGGAGTGGCAATAATGATCTGCCACTTTAAAAAGGACGGCATAAAGGATCAACTGCTGGGACGATTAGGACAGTGTGTATTCACAGCTCCGACAACAGCCATGTTCAATGGTCTCGAAACAGAAGAAAAAATCCCTATAAAACTCCACTTCTTTGGCGATGGCTTTGAATATGAGAAAGAAGTTAGTGGCCGTAAAGTCTGGGGCATTCCGATGATGGAAGGGGACTTCATTTGTGAAGAGGAATACGGCGTTCAGGCCGGGGTTGCCGGCGGGAATTTCTTCATCCTCGCGAAGGACCAGATGTCAGCATTAACCGCAGCTGAAAATGCCGTTGCCGCCATCAGACAGGTAGAAGGCACAATAACCCCGTTTACCGGTGGCGTTGTTGCATCAGGCTCGAAAGTGGGTTCAAAATACAAGTTCATGCATGCCAGTACCAATGAGAAGTTCTGCCCTACCTTGAGGGATAAAGTGGAGGGCTCTCAAATACCCGAAGGCGTGAATGGTGTGTATGAAATAGTGATCGACGGCGTGAGTGAGGAAGCGGTTAAGGAAGCAATGCGTGTAGGAATAAAAGCGGCGGTGAAGGTTCCAGACGTGGTGAAAATAAGCGCAGGTAACTTCGGCGGCACACTGGGTAAATACCAGTTCCAGCTTAAGGACGTGTTAGGACTCTAAATAAAGAAGCAGTCCAAGACCAGTTATCGATGAGAGAGGAATAAACGCCCGCTCAGGGGTAGAGATTCCTCTTTATGTATTTTTCTTGAATTGCTCTATTGCATTGAATTTTGATGACTGAACCACCAGGAGCAGGAAACGAGGATATAACGGCCAAGCTCTCGGAGTTAGAAATACGCATTGGCCACCATTTCAAGGACAAAGCGCTACTGGCAGAAGCTATAACGGCCAGTTCGTATTCTAAAGAGCGTCCAGAGACTGCGAGTTATCAACGACTCGAACTTCTCGGTGACCGTGTGATCAGTCTGATATTGACGGAGAACCTTGTGGTAGAAGGATCGCTCGATGAAGGTAAGATGACCTTTCTGAAGGCGGAGCTGGAGAATAACCAGCGCCTGGCAGAATACGGCGAAGAGATAGGACTCAGGAATTACATACGAGCACGGGAAGACCGAGAAGGGATAAGCACGAAAGTGGTTGCAGATGTTTTCGAGGCTATCTGCGGTGCGATTTATTTAGATAGCGGAGGTGTAGAGGGAATGCAAGAGGTGACGCAGTTCCTCCAGAGATTCACCATCTTCGAGCAGTTGAAGGCAAAACTGTCAACGAAAGAAGACTTCCTCCCTCTAAGGAACCAGTTTGAGAACAAGTTCAGAGAGATAAACCGCGGCAACCCGGACATACGATTCACGTACGAATCACAAGGCGCAGCACACCAGAAACAGTGGCGAATCGAAGCGTGCGCGATTCGAGATCCGCAAACCGGACGATTTGTCGAACTGCAGGGCGTGAACAGCGACAGGTGGTTTGGCAGCAAAAAAGAGGCTGAGACGGACATCATTGAGAAGGCATATCGCTACATGGAAGAGCGAGCATGGAGATTACAATCGTTGTAGCGATGAGCGGTAACGGATTGAATGTGCGTTTTTCTTCCTGAGCACAAGCCTTTTCTTAGCATAGGTTCTTGATCTTAGTGAACGAGCGATGAAACGAGAAGAAGTCCTGATCGAGGCGTTACCGTACATCCGTGAATTCTACGGTTCGAAGGTGGTAATAAAGATGGGCGGGCATGCGTTAGTGGACGAGAGCATCATGGACAAGATCACGCAGGATCTGGTGCTGCTCCGCTTCGTTGGCATCTGCCCCATCGTGGTGCACGGCGGCGGCCCGGAGATAACGCGGTTGATGGAACGGCTGGGAAAGAAGCCCACCTTCGTCGGCGGGCTCCGCATTACGGACGACGAGACCATGGAGATCGCCCAAATGGTGCTCGTGGGAAACGTTAACGAGCGCATCGTCTCGCTTATCGGCACGCACGGCGGCAAAGGTCTCGGGCTCTCGGGCAACGATGGTGCATTGATCGTGGCGAAGAAGAAGCGGAAGCAGAAGGTCGGCCTCGCGGGCGAGGAGCAGGAGGTTGATCTCGGCTGGGTTGGCGAGATCGAGACGATCAACGCAGAGATCATCAATCTCACCAGTGAGCAGGGCTATATACCCGTGATCTCGCCCATCGCCGTCGATACCGCGGGCAACAGCCTCAACGTCAACGCCGATTCCGTCGCCGGCGAGATCGCTGCTACGATTAGGGCCAAGAAGCTGATACTGCTCACCGATGTCCCTGGCGTGCTGAGAGATCCCGACGATCTGACAACCTTAATAGCCCGGACAACGCCCCTCGAGCTACAGGAACTCATCGCGAAGCAGATTATCGGTGCGGGCATGATTCCGAAAGTGGAAGCAAGTCTCCGTGCCACGGAAGGCGGCGTCACCGCGCATATCATCGACGGTCGCAAACCGCACTCACT of Methanomicrobia archaeon contains these proteins:
- the cofC gene encoding 2-phospho-L-lactate guanylyltransferase — encoded protein: MDVKAIIPFKKEGAKSRLGQFLSDRERAELAINMLKDVLTALSNSKIDDVEIISTGSWDEIAAEVNVAEIQANAAPAKLTISVREDARGLNETLNDAIANEAEPVLILMADLPLTTPESIKGIIEREEDVVIVPGRKGGTNALFLRKPYEFFVSYYGTSYVAHRETARRRNLSCAVYDSFFISMDIDEGEDLIELLIHGNGFAAGYLRRIGVRLRVDRDAKTRARVERGEK
- a CDS encoding DNA-directed RNA polymerase subunit D; protein product: MNVKIVDHGEKEVQFMLSGVKVRFANALRRAMISEVPKLAIDDVNIHENTSLLYDEQLALRLALIPLKTDLSDFSPDDQISLTLQAISPEREGYTIVYSRELISSDPTVEAAFKNIPIVKLISSEREVGGIKSVAQQKIALEAIATLGSGKEHAKWQPVTVCSYKDMPDKEHKDDLLFEVESDGALPVDMIIEAAARIMREKCESVLTGLSELS
- the fhcD gene encoding formylmethanofuran--tetrahydromethanopterin N-formyltransferase; the encoded protein is MELEGIEVEDTFAEAFPIKVARVLITAVNERWAMEAARETTGFGTSVIGCPAEAGIDKILTSEETPDGRPGVAIMICHFKKDGIKDQLLGRLGQCVFTAPTTAMFNGLETEEKIPIKLHFFGDGFEYEKEVSGRKVWGIPMMEGDFICEEEYGVQAGVAGGNFFILAKDQMSALTAAENAVAAIRQVEGTITPFTGGVVASGSKVGSKYKFMHASTNEKFCPTLRDKVEGSQIPEGVNGVYEIVIDGVSEEAVKEAMRVGIKAAVKVPDVVKISAGNFGGTLGKYQFQLKDVLGL
- the argB gene encoding acetylglutamate kinase, whose protein sequence is MKREEVLIEALPYIREFYGSKVVIKMGGHALVDESIMDKITQDLVLLRFVGICPIVVHGGGPEITRLMERLGKKPTFVGGLRITDDETMEIAQMVLVGNVNERIVSLIGTHGGKGLGLSGNDGALIVAKKKRKQKVGLAGEEQEVDLGWVGEIETINAEIINLTSEQGYIPVISPIAVDTAGNSLNVNADSVAGEIAATIRAKKLILLTDVPGVLRDPDDLTTLIARTTPLELQELIAKQIIGAGMIPKVEASLRATEGGVTAHIIDGRKPHSLLLELFTDEGIGTMIG
- a CDS encoding ribonuclease III family protein, with protein sequence MTEPPGAGNEDITAKLSELEIRIGHHFKDKALLAEAITASSYSKERPETASYQRLELLGDRVISLILTENLVVEGSLDEGKMTFLKAELENNQRLAEYGEEIGLRNYIRAREDREGISTKVVADVFEAICGAIYLDSGGVEGMQEVTQFLQRFTIFEQLKAKLSTKEDFLPLRNQFENKFREINRGNPDIRFTYESQGAAHQKQWRIEACAIRDPQTGRFVELQGVNSDRWFGSKKEAETDIIEKAYRYMEERAWRLQSL